The sequence below is a genomic window from Leptospira inadai serovar Lyme str. 10.
GTTCGAGGATATCGAAAATCGATACGCTTCTTTTTTTAAGACAAGAAAATGGAACCTCGCCGAACATTGATTCGGCGTCTAGATTCCTTCGGGATACTGTTCGTTATTATAAATCATATTGCGAACTTCCTCGACCAATTCCCGTCTCAAGTCGGTTTTTATGGCGCTCAGTCTTTCCGTGAATCTAAGTCTTTCATTCAATTGTTTATGCTGAATGTTTCCTAATTCTCTTAATATACTTGAAAGCATCGCGCCTCGGAAGCCGATAAAATAGGCAAATCTCACGTACCAAGGGAAATTTTTCGCGAGGCATGAAAACGCGATGCTGCAAAACGACGACTGAGCATCCGAATCGGATAAAACCGAAAGCAATTTTTTCTTATATTTATTGAGCAATAAGATGAAGCGATAGCTGGTCGGATTTTCGAACGAATAGCGTTCCGATAAAGCTATAATGACTTCTCTGATAGTGGCATCATCCGAGCGACATATGCAGAGTTCCGGAAATTCGTCTCCATAATAAACGTAACTAAGGATACTGTCATCCTCTTCGGCATTCTCGATGAGAGGAGAGTCGTACGGAATATCGGCGCCTAGAGAGAAGGTTAAAAATTTATCCAGCGGTTTCTTCCCGCTCTTTATTAAGGATTTTATTTTGGTAATATTCGCCTTTTCGTTTGCGTCACTTTCGTATTCTTCGTAAGCCAGGGATTTTTTTGTGACGAATGCACCTACTCGGAAGAAATCATTTATAGGAGTGTCTTTCGGAAGCATTCCCTCCAACTTAGGAAATTCTGCGGCGTATATTTTCTTGTATATGGAGGAAAGATTACCGGAACTCAATCTAGTTTCTTCCTGCAATACTTCCTCACGAAAGGAAACTAACTCTAAAGCTACCTGAGGGTTGAGATCGACGATGGTTCTGATAGCTTTGCTGGAATACAGTTCCGCTATTATTTGATAAGCTTCATCGACGTTTTGCTCCGGAATGTATACGTAACCCGCATTCTTTGTGAGAGCTAAAAATCCGTCCTCATAGATTAGATTTCTTATGATGATCTTCGAATCTCTGAGCATCAACGGACTACAAAGCCCCATCTCGTGAACCTTCCGTAAGCAGGAATCCAAAGCGTCTTCGACCTTCCCGCCTTCCGTGGGAGGCTTATTTTCCGCGAAACTTTGGAATAGAATCGGAAGCTTGACCTCCCTTTCGGTTTGCCTGAGAATTTCATAGTTACGAATCGCCCACGCGGATCGTCTCATTATCTCTATAAAGAGAGTTTTGATAGAAAGCGGATCGAAACGACTGGCACGATCAAGAGCGATTATATGAACAGTCTGTCCCAACTCTCTGGAATCCGTATTGAAGCTGATTCTAGGGACCACTGCGATTAAGCGGTCTTTTACTAGATTTAAAATGTTTTCCTTAACTTTCCTATCCAGCCCCTCCGTATTTGCGATATAGGGAATTTTGCCCGCCTTCAATCCTTCGAGATTCGAAAAGTCGCTGGCAACTATCAATAAATGCTCGGCTTCCGGATCGTAGTAGGGTCTATCACCTTTTTTGAAACTGTCTTTCGAAAAAAGGTTTAAATACGGTAAATCAAGACCGACGGTCACGATTTTGAGGAGTTCTGCAGTTGAGCTCATGTCGATAATTCCAAATTCTTTATTAGAAATGCTTTAAAAGCTAGTATTATAGTATAAAGAACTACTAGAATATCGAAAATAAAACATGAATAATGCATAATTCAATAAATTTCGGCCGGTTAAAAGCAGGAATTTTTATGAATTAATGATACTTGAATATTAATTTTATGTTGAATTTTTTGCGGATTCTTTTCGTCAAACAGTAAGCATTATCCGAATTTGGCGGTTTTCTAATGGGCCCTCGAATTTTGCCGATCGATTTGATCCCTAACAATTTAGCATAGCTTTTTCCGCCTCGGAATATTCGCTACGGAGTGGGCTTCTTTAGTTCCGAATCGACGGAAACGGGCGGGTCCGAGACTCGGAGTCGGGCTTCAGGTCGCTTTTGAGGAGTCCATATCGAGTCCGAGTTAAAAATAAATTCGCAGGATAATTTATCACTGGAAGCCTCTTTTTTGTTCGGGAAAAGGCAAAAAGCCCGACGCTAGACCGCTTTTTCGAATTACGGATCATGATGATTTTTTTTAAAATGCCCGTCCTGCATGTTGACAGCGGGAGAAATATTTTCGAATCCGATTCCTTTTTAATCGGTAAATTTGCTTTCTTCTGTCCGATTTTGTGAACTTATTAGTATTCGCTCCGAGATCATCTGTTCGTTCATTTGAAATCGATTCTATGTATTTTAATTCTTTCTGCGAAGGGGTGAGTAATCCGGGCGCTAGTATCGATTTATAGTAAATACATCGTTCCAAGTGTTGATATCCGTGCCCATAAAGAAAATTAAAACGCCCCCAAATTGGTTCGCCTCCGTTTTTCAAGCCAATCCTGAATTATTTCCGGATTGGACAGAGTCGGAATTGCGCGCTTTTGCCTCCGCGTTTGAGATTCTGAAAATTCCTTCCGGAAAAGCGGTCGTAGATCCGCGCAAGAATTCTTTAAAACTATATTTCGTTATCGAAGGAGTGTGCGAGGAATTCTCCTTACGCGACTCTTCTTCTACAAGAGAAATCGGCCCGGGCGCTTATCTCGGGGAAGCGAGCTTTTTCCATTGGGAAGAGGGTGTTTTAGGTGTTCGTACAAAAACCGATTCTATAGTAGCGGCAATAGCGAGACAGGAGTGGAATCGTCTGGAAAAAAAATTTCCTCATCGGCTGGGGCTACTCGCTAGTCGGATAATAAGTCGGCGGTTCTTTCGCTTAGCGATCGTTCGCCCTAGCCAAAAGGAAATTTTGGATTTTCTTTCCAGCCTTGAAATACTATTTCATTTCGATCGTAACAAAGTATCCAAACTGCAATCCCATTTGGAATGGTTGTATGTTCCCGGAGGAGAGAGGCTGATTCGTCAGGGAGATCCGGGAAATTCTTTATATATAATCGTTTCCGGGCGTTTCCGATTTGTGACGGAGGATGGGAACGGTAAAAGAATCAGCGAAGGAGAATTCGGAAAAGGGGATATCATCGGAGAGATGTCGTTGTTGACCGGAGAGCCTAGATCCGCTTCGGTTTATGCTCTCCGCTCCGGACAAGTTATTCGAATATCCCGGGACGGCTTTCGAAAATTCATATCCCGATCTCCGGAAGGTTTATTTCACATAACCGAAACGATTGCGCGACGTCTGAACGAGAAAAATCGAGGAGGGATAAAGGTCGGGCGAAAAGTCCATACGATCGCACTTGTTCCGCTCACTAAAGGTTTTCCTCTCAGGGAATTTTCTAAGGAATTATCCAAAAGTTTAAAACCCTTCGGCAGTTCGCTCACTGTGAGTAAGGATAAATTCGAAAAATTCATTCAGCAACAAAGATCGAAAAAAAATCGCGGAGAAAATTTCGGAATTTCCGAAATCCTTTCGTGGTTTAACGGACTCGAAAGGGAATATGATAAGATCTTTTTCGAAGTCGAACACGAAGATTCGCTTTGGGTAGAAGCCTGTCTTAGGCAAGCGGATCGGATTCTTATCCTGGTCGAACCGGGAAGTCTTTTGGAGGAAGGCCGTCATGCTTGGAAGGTGCTTCAGGGAGGAGGACTTCACGAGACTCTACGCGAAACGGTCTTTTATGTCGAGGACGGTTATTCCAGTTGGCACGTTTTCGAGGACTTATTCAAAAAACTTCCCGGCCAAAGGCATATAGTAAGGAAAAATAAGGCTGGGGAATTTGATCGCGTCGCCAGGCGTATGGAAGGAAAAGCGGTCGGGATTGCGTTGGCCGGCGGCGGTGCGAAAGGTTTTGCACATTTAGGTTTTTTGCATAGTATTCGCGATCAAGGAATTCCGGTGGATCTTATCGGCGGAACGAGCGCCGGTTCGATTATGGCCGGCTTATTTGCCATGGGATACGATTTTCCGGAAATACTTCGTTTAATAAAGGAAGTTTGGATCGATTCCAAGTTAACAAGGGACTATACGATTCCTTTCGTTTCGCTCTTAAATGGTTCGCGTTATTCGAAAGCGATTAAGGATTTTTTCGGCGATAGAAAGATCGAAACGTTATGGATTCCTTTCTTAGCCGTTGCTTGTAATTTAACGAAGTCCGAACCGAAAATCTTCGATCAAGGGGAACTCTGGAAGGCGATACGGGCTAGCACCTCTATTCCGGGTATTTTTCCTCCGTTTTACGACGAGGGATCGCTCTATGTGGATGGAGGTTTATGGGATAATCTCCCCGGACTCTTATTAAGGGAAAAAGGGGCGGATATATTGATATCGGTAGATTTGGGAACGGGTTCTCAGCCTGCAAAAGATCAGGCTTACGGTTCGCTAGTGGAGGGACGTTTTCCGGGTGCAGCTCCTTCCGCCTGGAAACTCATTGTGAACAATTTATTGCCTCGGGAACAAAGGTTGGATTTTCCGCATATTGGAGAGATCTTTATGCGCTCGATGCTGATTTCCAGCCGAAATTCCCTGAAAAAGACCAGGGAATCCTCGGACATCTTCGTTGAACTTCCTGCTCGGGATTTTTCAACTTTCGATTGGAATGAATATTTACGATTGTACGAACTCGGTTACGAGTCTTCCCATTCGAAAGCGAAAGAATGGGCAAAAATCATTCAGGATAAGATCTATTCGAAATAACGACTCGTTCGCGCAATTTCCGATATAACGTTCAAAATGATTATTTATCCTGAAATATCTTTCCGGTCATCCCACTAAATCTAAAGAACTAATAAATGAATCTTTCGTAAAGAAGAAAGGGTATTTTAAAAGTTCATGCTATACTTTCGGGTTAGAAGCGGTATTTTAAGAATAACAATCGTATCCAAGAACGGAAAAGATGCGCGGGAACCTTAGGTTTCGTTTTTTTTCGGTATTTTTTCGTCGTATAATGAAGCCGAAAATGTGAATTGTTAGCCTTGTGGATAGGATGTCCGGTTTAAAGAAGCGGACATGCATAATTGAAGAACGCTGTTTTTTTTCCTCGATTTTGAATTATTCATTATGCGTAATATGTAATATTTTGATAACCTGTTCGGGTTCAACGGAGAGTCGAGAATGATTGAACGAAAAACGTCGAATCCGATAGATATCTTTGTATCATTCGCGTTAACCTCCGATTTGAGTGCGGTCTAAAATATGAGCCTAAGCTTGATGCGTAAATTGATTCTATTAATCGAAAACGAAGAAGCGGGAGTTCCTGCACTTCATGATTTACTGGCTCAATCCGAGCAGGATGAAATTTTTTCAGTTCAAACCGTTTCGACCGAAGCGGCAATAGGACAGATAAAATCCTTAAATTATGATCTTCTTATAGTCGACTATCATTCCATTTTTCCTAACAATCTCAATCTGATAGAGGAACATAAAATATCTAATGCATCAACGCCGTTTATCGTCATTAATAAAGGATTAGATCCCGATGCTAAGTTACGGTCTTTCGAGGCGGACGCTTCCTATTACATCGATAAAACCAATATCAATCCGTCCTTTTTGAACGAATCAATTCGAGCCTGTCTGGAAAAAAAAGAGTTCGGGAATATCTTTGCGGAAGATTCTCTCAAGCTCAAAGAAATTATTCGACTGAACATAGAAATAGCTACGACAGAGTTGGATGCGGAGGAACTGCCGGATTTTATTGCCGAAAAGATCGGGCATTTTGTGGAATGCGACGGCGTTTCGGTAGGTAAAAAGGAAGGGCAGGAGTTCGTTTATAAAGGGAATTACGGTAGGTTAGTTTATCCGAAAGGACTTCGAATTCGGACCGGATGGGGTTTTTCGGGTCAAGCGATCGGCAATAAAAGAATATTG
It includes:
- a CDS encoding exonuclease, translating into MSSTAELLKIVTVGLDLPYLNLFSKDSFKKGDRPYYDPEAEHLLIVASDFSNLEGLKAGKIPYIANTEGLDRKVKENILNLVKDRLIAVVPRISFNTDSRELGQTVHIIALDRASRFDPLSIKTLFIEIMRRSAWAIRNYEILRQTEREVKLPILFQSFAENKPPTEGGKVEDALDSCLRKVHEMGLCSPLMLRDSKIIIRNLIYEDGFLALTKNAGYVYIPEQNVDEAYQIIAELYSSKAIRTIVDLNPQVALELVSFREEVLQEETRLSSGNLSSIYKKIYAAEFPKLEGMLPKDTPINDFFRVGAFVTKKSLAYEEYESDANEKANITKIKSLIKSGKKPLDKFLTFSLGADIPYDSPLIENAEEDDSILSYVYYGDEFPELCICRSDDATIREVIIALSERYSFENPTSYRFILLLNKYKKKLLSVLSDSDAQSSFCSIAFSCLAKNFPWYVRFAYFIGFRGAMLSSILRELGNIQHKQLNERLRFTERLSAIKTDLRRELVEEVRNMIYNNEQYPEGI
- a CDS encoding patatin-like phospholipase family protein, whose product is MPIKKIKTPPNWFASVFQANPELFPDWTESELRAFASAFEILKIPSGKAVVDPRKNSLKLYFVIEGVCEEFSLRDSSSTREIGPGAYLGEASFFHWEEGVLGVRTKTDSIVAAIARQEWNRLEKKFPHRLGLLASRIISRRFFRLAIVRPSQKEILDFLSSLEILFHFDRNKVSKLQSHLEWLYVPGGERLIRQGDPGNSLYIIVSGRFRFVTEDGNGKRISEGEFGKGDIIGEMSLLTGEPRSASVYALRSGQVIRISRDGFRKFISRSPEGLFHITETIARRLNEKNRGGIKVGRKVHTIALVPLTKGFPLREFSKELSKSLKPFGSSLTVSKDKFEKFIQQQRSKKNRGENFGISEILSWFNGLEREYDKIFFEVEHEDSLWVEACLRQADRILILVEPGSLLEEGRHAWKVLQGGGLHETLRETVFYVEDGYSSWHVFEDLFKKLPGQRHIVRKNKAGEFDRVARRMEGKAVGIALAGGGAKGFAHLGFLHSIRDQGIPVDLIGGTSAGSIMAGLFAMGYDFPEILRLIKEVWIDSKLTRDYTIPFVSLLNGSRYSKAIKDFFGDRKIETLWIPFLAVACNLTKSEPKIFDQGELWKAIRASTSIPGIFPPFYDEGSLYVDGGLWDNLPGLLLREKGADILISVDLGTGSQPAKDQAYGSLVEGRFPGAAPSAWKLIVNNLLPREQRLDFPHIGEIFMRSMLISSRNSLKKTRESSDIFVELPARDFSTFDWNEYLRLYELGYESSHSKAKEWAKIIQDKIYSK